In the genome of Dermacentor andersoni chromosome 3, qqDerAnde1_hic_scaffold, whole genome shotgun sequence, one region contains:
- the Ald1 gene encoding fructose-bisphosphate aldolase isoform X2 — MAGHFTYPPPEMMKELKATAEAIVAPGKGILAADESTSTMGKRLQGIGVENTEENRRQYRQLLFTCSEQMNSAISGVILFHETLYQQADNGTPFVKILENRGIIPGIKVDKGVVPMMGTDDESTTQGLDDLTKRCVQYRKDGCRFAKWRCVLKIRPHCPSPLSILENANVLARYAVCCQQAGIVPIVEPEVLPDGDHDLDRAQKVTEQVLAAVYKALNDHHVYLEGTLLKPNMVTAGQSCTKKYTPADVARATVTTLQRTVPAAVPGITFLSGGQSEEEASINLDAINKYPGKKPWALTFSYGRALQASALKAWSGKAGNVKHGQEEFLKRAKACSEAALGKYGGGVTGAAASEILFIKNHEY; from the exons ATGGCTGGCCACTTCACTTACCCTCCTCCCGAGATGATGAAGGAGCTCAAGGCCACTGCCGAGGCCATTGTGGCACCTGGCAAGGGCATCTTGGCTGCTGACGAGAGCACAT CCACCATGGGCAAGCGGCTGCAGGGGATTGGTGTTGAGAACACCGAGGAGAACAGGCGCCAGTACAGGCAGCTGCTGTTTACCTGCAGCGAGCAGATGAACAGTGCCATCAGCGGCGTGATCCTGTTTCACGAAACCCTCTACCAGCAGGCCGACAATGGAACTCCGTTTGTCAAGATCCTTGAAAACCGCGGCATCATCCCCGGCATCAAGGTGGACAAAGGTGTCGTGCCCATGATGGGCACTGATGACGAGAGCACCACACAGG GCCTTGATGACCTGACCAAGAGGTGCGTCCAGTACCGCAAGGATGGTTGCCGTTTTGCCAAGTGGCGCTGTGTGCTCAAGATCCGCCCGCACTGCCCGTCGCCCCTCTCCATCCTGGAGAATGCCAATGTCCTGGCCCGCTATGCTGTCTGCTGCCAGCAG GCGGGCATTGTGCCCATCGTGGAGCCTGAGGTGCTTCCCGACGGGGACCATGACCTTGACCGGGCGCAGAAGGTCACAGAGCAGGTGCTGGCCGCAGTGTACAAGGCCTTGAATGACCACCACGTCTATCTGGAGGGCACTCTGCTCAAACCCAACATGGTGACCGCCGGGCAGAGCTGCACCAAGAAGTACACGCCAGCCGATGTGGCACGTGCCACCGTCACCACCCTGCAGAGGACTGTGCCGGCTGCCGTTCCCG GCATCACATTCCTCTCCGGAGGCCAGTCTGAGGAGGAGGCGTCCATCAACCTGGATGCCATCAACAAGTACCCTGGCAAGAAGCCCTGGGCCCTGACCTTCAGCTATGGCCGTGCCCTGCAAGCCAGTGCCCTGAAGGCCTGGAGCGGCAAGGCAGGCAACGTCAAGCATGGCCAGGAAGAGTTCCTGAAGCGTGCCAAG
- the Ald1 gene encoding fructose-bisphosphate aldolase isoform X1: protein MAGHFTYPPPEMMKELKATAEAIVAPGKGILAADESTSTMGKRLQGIGVENTEENRRQYRQLLFTCSEQMNSAISGVILFHETLYQQADNGTPFVKILENRGIIPGIKVDKGVVPMMGTDDESTTQGLDDLTKRCVQYRKDGCRFAKWRCVLKIRPHCPSPLSILENANVLARYAVCCQQAGIVPIVEPEVLPDGDHDLDRAQKVTEQVLAAVYKALNDHHVYLEGTLLKPNMVTAGQSCTKKYTPADVARATVTTLQRTVPAAVPGITFLSGGQSEEEASINLDAINKYPGKKPWALTFSYGRALQASALKAWSGKAGNVKHGQEEFLKRAKANHLACQGLYTPGSIQSLVADRSNFVPTHSY, encoded by the exons ATGGCTGGCCACTTCACTTACCCTCCTCCCGAGATGATGAAGGAGCTCAAGGCCACTGCCGAGGCCATTGTGGCACCTGGCAAGGGCATCTTGGCTGCTGACGAGAGCACAT CCACCATGGGCAAGCGGCTGCAGGGGATTGGTGTTGAGAACACCGAGGAGAACAGGCGCCAGTACAGGCAGCTGCTGTTTACCTGCAGCGAGCAGATGAACAGTGCCATCAGCGGCGTGATCCTGTTTCACGAAACCCTCTACCAGCAGGCCGACAATGGAACTCCGTTTGTCAAGATCCTTGAAAACCGCGGCATCATCCCCGGCATCAAGGTGGACAAAGGTGTCGTGCCCATGATGGGCACTGATGACGAGAGCACCACACAGG GCCTTGATGACCTGACCAAGAGGTGCGTCCAGTACCGCAAGGATGGTTGCCGTTTTGCCAAGTGGCGCTGTGTGCTCAAGATCCGCCCGCACTGCCCGTCGCCCCTCTCCATCCTGGAGAATGCCAATGTCCTGGCCCGCTATGCTGTCTGCTGCCAGCAG GCGGGCATTGTGCCCATCGTGGAGCCTGAGGTGCTTCCCGACGGGGACCATGACCTTGACCGGGCGCAGAAGGTCACAGAGCAGGTGCTGGCCGCAGTGTACAAGGCCTTGAATGACCACCACGTCTATCTGGAGGGCACTCTGCTCAAACCCAACATGGTGACCGCCGGGCAGAGCTGCACCAAGAAGTACACGCCAGCCGATGTGGCACGTGCCACCGTCACCACCCTGCAGAGGACTGTGCCGGCTGCCGTTCCCG GCATCACATTCCTCTCCGGAGGCCAGTCTGAGGAGGAGGCGTCCATCAACCTGGATGCCATCAACAAGTACCCTGGCAAGAAGCCCTGGGCCCTGACCTTCAGCTATGGCCGTGCCCTGCAAGCCAGTGCCCTGAAGGCCTGGAGCGGCAAGGCAGGCAACGTCAAGCATGGCCAGGAAGAGTTCCTGAAGCGTGCCAAG
- the LOC126520804 gene encoding rRNA methyltransferase 3, mitochondrial, with the protein MGSLGRSASTFITICTHVRPGVSVQSVRFRRKGFVRTAQKVIYPTSKTEDTSKPASDPICVPRYVKLGSDDDEFANTMMQLKMKRRREKLNKVLLEGKRLIADALKAGVECESIYFTLPENIEGLPLETLREDQIKKVFYKKMKIWSDMTTCPGIMGVFKKPSADQIEIQRTGDTIPVSVILDNVRDPGNMGTLIRTAAAAGCSQLLLSKGCVDPWELKVVRAGAGSHFRIPIYSGIAWEHMPSYVTPETPVYLADHRSVEPVGARRLSTDSDTELNEEASDSEEEEDDDEESRYRIQTADGRRLTVDKSYRDMDELEDCRDIGVPHYEYTSARYANVPSVLVVGGETQGLSLQAHKLAVECVGARVHVPANNGVDSLNTAIAASIILYEMRRQMLFSSSGSNNNSKEEEMNSSRSAHGHL; encoded by the exons ATGGGGTCTCTAGGAAGAAGCGCGTCTACCTTTATTACGATCTGTACTCACGTTCGGCCGGGAGTCTCCGTCCAATCGGTGCGATTTCGTCGAAAGGGTTTTGTAAGAACGGCCCAGAAAGTCATATATCCGACTTCGAAAACAGAAGATACGAGTAAACCGGCGAGCGACCCTATTTGTGTGCCACGATACGTCAAGTTAGGCAGTGATGACGATGAATTCGC GAACACCATGATGCAGCTGAAGATGAAGCGCAGGAGGGAGAAGCTAAACAAGGTCCTCCTGGAAGGAAAGAGATTAATCGCTGATGCGCTGAAGGCGGGcgttgaatgcgaaagcatttacTTCACACTTCCGGAAAACATAGAAGGACTGCCCTTGGAAACTCTAAGGGAAGACCAGATAAAGAAGGTGTTTTACAAGAAGATGAAAATTTGGTCCGACATGACAACATGCCCTGGAATAATGG gtGTGTTCAAAAAGCCGTCCGCGGACCAAATCGAGATTCAAAGAACAGGAGATACCATCCCTGTCAGCGTGATTTTGGACAATGTTAGAGATCCTGGAAACATGGGAACACTGATCCGAACTGCTGCAGCTGCGGGATGCAGCCAGTTGTTGCTTTCAAAAG GCTGCGTGGACCCATGGGAGTTGAAAGTGGTACGTGCTGGCGCTGGATCACATTTTCGAATACCAATATACAGCGGCATAGCTTGGGAACACATGCCGAGCTACGTGACCCCCGAGACACCGGTTTACCTAGCGGACCACCGCAGTGTTGAACCTGTTGGGGCACGCCGACTGTCTACAGACAGTGACACCGAACTGAATGAAG AAGCCTCCGACAGCGAAGAGGAGGAAGATGATGACGAGGAGTCTAGGTACAGGATTCAGACTGCGGACGGACGGAGGCTGACAGTGGATAAGTCGTATCGAGACATGGACGAGCTGGAAGATTGCAGGGACATCGGTGTGCCCCATTACGAGTACACCTCTGCGAGGTACGCCAACGTGCCGAGCGTTCTCGTGGTGGGAGGAGAAACACAGGGACTCAGCCTCCAGGCTCACAAGCTGGCTGTGGAATGTGTTGGTGCGAGAGTGCATGTGCCAGCGAACAACGGTGTCGATAGCCTGAACACTGCGATTGCAGCCTCGATCATTCTGTACGAGATGCGGAGACAAATGCTGTTTTCGTCATCTGGCTCCAACAATAATAGCAAGGAGGAAGAAATGAACAGTAGCCGAAGTGCACACGGACATCTGTAA